A genomic segment from Actinoplanes sichuanensis encodes:
- a CDS encoding galactose-binding domain-containing protein gives MITPARKRPRSGRTRRIALAVGLAGLMAGFVAVTSGPASAAEVLVSQGKAATASSTEAAGAYLAAEAVDGNNGTRWASTWSATQWFQVDLGASTAVSRIAINWEAAYARGFNIQFSANGSTWTQAYATTTGAGGQQSIAVSGTARYVRINLTQRALDAYGYSFWEFQVYSGDAPPTGTTRLLSYGKPALASTWQNDVNCNPCSPDKAFDNDPASRWATSSTNGWVDPGWISVDLGATAQISQVVLQWDPAYARSYQLQVSPDNVNWTNFYSTTTGDGLKDVINATGTGRYVRMYGTARSSAYGYSLWEFSVYGTGGNPTAPPAKPADPVFPATRLVFSDEFNGAAGSKPDTAKWTYDPGVPQNGEVQYYTPNSENASMNGSGSLVIEARRQDYQGRQYTSHRMNTGNKFSVQYGRIEARVKVPKGNGLWPAFWLMGDDFLQGRPWPYNGEIDIMEVLGRNTSEAYSTLHAPAYNGAGGYGQKYATVDLSQDFHVWAAEWDSKGIRFFLDGRLVFDAAKETVENTRGPWIYDHKFYLILNLAVGGDFPGPIDATTPFPSQMLVDYVRVYQ, from the coding sequence ATGATCACTCCTGCCCGAAAACGGCCGCGCTCCGGCCGTACCAGAAGGATTGCTCTCGCCGTTGGTCTCGCCGGCCTGATGGCCGGCTTCGTCGCGGTGACCAGCGGCCCCGCGTCGGCCGCCGAAGTGCTCGTCTCGCAAGGCAAAGCGGCGACCGCGTCGTCCACCGAGGCGGCCGGCGCCTACCTCGCGGCCGAGGCCGTCGACGGCAACAACGGCACCCGCTGGGCCAGCACCTGGTCGGCCACCCAGTGGTTCCAGGTCGACCTCGGCGCGTCCACCGCGGTCAGCCGGATCGCGATCAACTGGGAGGCCGCGTACGCCCGCGGGTTCAACATCCAGTTCTCAGCCAACGGCAGCACCTGGACCCAGGCCTACGCCACCACGACCGGCGCCGGAGGCCAGCAGAGCATCGCGGTCTCTGGAACCGCCCGCTATGTGCGGATCAACCTGACGCAGCGGGCGCTGGACGCCTACGGATACTCCTTCTGGGAGTTCCAGGTCTACTCCGGGGACGCCCCGCCGACCGGTACCACGCGGCTGCTCTCCTACGGAAAGCCGGCGCTGGCCTCGACCTGGCAGAACGACGTCAACTGCAACCCGTGCAGCCCGGACAAGGCGTTCGACAACGACCCGGCCAGCCGCTGGGCCACCAGCTCGACGAACGGTTGGGTCGACCCGGGCTGGATCTCGGTCGACCTGGGCGCCACCGCCCAGATCAGCCAGGTCGTCCTGCAGTGGGACCCGGCCTACGCCCGCAGCTACCAGCTCCAGGTGTCGCCGGACAACGTCAACTGGACGAATTTCTACAGCACCACCACCGGTGACGGTCTGAAGGACGTCATCAACGCCACCGGCACCGGCCGGTATGTCCGGATGTACGGCACCGCCCGCAGCAGCGCCTACGGGTACTCGCTCTGGGAGTTCAGCGTCTACGGCACCGGCGGCAACCCGACCGCGCCGCCCGCCAAGCCCGCCGACCCGGTCTTCCCCGCCACCCGGCTGGTCTTCTCCGACGAGTTCAACGGCGCGGCCGGCAGCAAACCCGACACCGCGAAGTGGACGTACGACCCGGGCGTCCCGCAGAACGGCGAGGTCCAGTACTACACCCCCAACAGCGAGAACGCGTCGATGAACGGGTCGGGTTCGCTCGTCATCGAGGCCCGCCGGCAGGACTACCAGGGCCGGCAGTACACGTCGCACCGGATGAACACCGGCAACAAGTTCAGCGTCCAATACGGCCGGATCGAGGCCCGGGTCAAGGTGCCCAAGGGCAACGGGCTGTGGCCGGCGTTCTGGCTGATGGGTGACGACTTCCTGCAGGGGCGGCCGTGGCCGTACAACGGGGAGATCGACATCATGGAGGTTCTCGGCCGCAACACCAGCGAGGCTTACTCGACGCTGCACGCGCCGGCTTACAACGGAGCCGGGGGGTACGGCCAGAAGTACGCGACAGTCGACCTGTCCCAGGACTTCCACGTCTGGGCGGCCGAGTGGGACAGCAAGGGAATCCGCTTCTTCCTCGACGGCCGGCTCGTCTTCGACGCCGCCAAGGAGACCGTGGAGAACACCCGCGGCCCGTGGATCTACGACCACAAGTTCTACCTGATCCTGAACCTCGCGGTCGGCGGCGACTTCCCCGGTCCGATCGACGCCACCACCCCGTTCCCCAGCCAGATGCTGGTCGACTACGTCCGCGTCTACCAGTAG
- the sigK gene encoding ECF RNA polymerase sigma factor SigK, translating into MAERGVGDRPEYLTPVPAPETVPDAGLLLASVARGDEKAFGRLYDLVAPRVYGLVRRVLRDPAQAEEVAQEVLVEIWRTAARWDPDRGSATAWIFMIAHRRAVDRVRAEQAAGDRVARVGAASVDTPYDEVADEVAVRLERQQVRHCLQVLTEVQREAVTLAFYQGHSYPQVSELLRVPLPTVKSRMRDGLIRLRDCLTPEVAA; encoded by the coding sequence ATGGCAGAGCGTGGCGTCGGGGATCGACCGGAGTACCTGACTCCGGTTCCGGCCCCGGAGACGGTGCCGGATGCCGGGCTGTTGCTGGCGTCGGTGGCGCGCGGCGACGAGAAGGCGTTCGGCAGGCTGTACGACCTGGTCGCGCCACGCGTCTACGGCCTGGTCAGGCGGGTGCTGCGGGATCCGGCCCAGGCCGAGGAGGTGGCACAGGAGGTCCTGGTGGAGATCTGGCGTACCGCGGCCCGCTGGGATCCGGACCGGGGTTCGGCGACCGCCTGGATCTTCATGATCGCGCACCGGCGGGCGGTGGACCGGGTGCGTGCCGAACAGGCCGCCGGTGACCGGGTGGCCCGGGTCGGCGCCGCCTCGGTGGACACCCCGTACGACGAGGTCGCCGATGAGGTCGCGGTTCGCCTGGAACGTCAGCAGGTGCGGCACTGCCTGCAGGTGCTGACCGAGGTGCAGCGTGAGGCGGTGACCTTGGCGTTCTATCAGGGCCACTCGTATCCGCAGGTCTCCGAGCTGCTGAGAGTGCCGTTACCGACGGTGAAGAGCAGAATGAGAGATGGTCTGATCAGGCTTCGGGACTGCCTGACCCCGGAGGTGGCGGCATGA
- a CDS encoding serine/threonine-protein kinase — translation MAGELGGRYRLLEVIGSGGMGRVWRADDTLLQRTVAIKEVAGSCGPVREARAAARLDHPGLVRVYDVFTTEDRSWIVMEHVPSRSLHRVVTDGGPLPPDETARIGLWMLSALGSAHAAGVLHRDVKPDNVLLTGSGTGAAMGNRVVLTDFGLAMISGDGPDPRLGSPGYIAPERLLSREAGAAGDLWSLAATLYFAVEGRSPYTRGDGGTALRAMISEPPDPPILAGPLTSLLLTVLVRDPARRPSAAVIERDLREVLDPPRFTRRLRRRGRQTTRAA, via the coding sequence ATGGCCGGGGAGCTGGGTGGTCGTTATCGGCTGCTCGAGGTGATCGGGTCCGGTGGGATGGGCCGGGTCTGGCGGGCCGACGACACGCTGCTGCAACGTACCGTCGCGATCAAGGAGGTGGCCGGGTCGTGCGGCCCGGTGCGGGAGGCACGGGCCGCCGCCCGCCTGGATCATCCGGGTCTGGTGCGGGTCTACGACGTGTTCACCACGGAGGACCGGTCGTGGATCGTGATGGAGCATGTGCCGTCCCGTTCGCTGCACCGGGTGGTCACCGACGGCGGTCCGCTGCCGCCGGACGAGACGGCCCGGATCGGGCTGTGGATGCTGTCGGCACTGGGCAGCGCGCACGCCGCCGGGGTGCTGCATCGCGACGTCAAACCGGACAACGTGCTGCTCACCGGCTCGGGAACCGGGGCGGCAATGGGGAACCGGGTGGTGCTCACCGACTTCGGACTGGCCATGATCAGCGGCGACGGCCCCGATCCGCGGCTCGGCTCCCCCGGCTACATCGCTCCGGAGCGGCTGCTCTCCCGGGAGGCGGGTGCGGCCGGGGACCTCTGGTCGCTCGCGGCGACGCTGTACTTCGCGGTCGAGGGCCGTTCGCCGTACACGCGTGGGGACGGCGGTACCGCGCTGCGGGCGATGATCAGCGAACCGCCGGATCCCCCGATCCTGGCCGGTCCGCTGACGTCACTGCTGCTCACGGTGCTGGTCCGGGACCCGGCACGACGCCCGTCGGCAGCCGTGATCGAAAGGGACTTGAGAGAGGTCCTCGACCCGCCGAGATTCACCCGCCGGCTGCGCCGGCGGGGACGGCAGACGACCCGGGCAGCATGA
- a CDS encoding anti-sigma factor codes for MSAPHEKSDVHSLIGAYVLDALDDIDRAAFDRHLRDCESCRLEADELFEVTARLADGAWSVPPPRLRDNVLAEISNTRQLPPAIPARAQPRSRRGLRLVAAAAAVVAAVGAGAAVYQIQDERVRDAQSRLEAAQASEARVRSILGAPDVQTRSEQLKSGGRVTVSSSRLQNAGVIMLAADSAPAAGRVYQMWTIQSGAPASAGALREGQSAAVQVVEGLPAMSNVGITIERAPESATPTAPLDALVNLA; via the coding sequence ATGAGCGCCCCCCACGAGAAGAGCGACGTCCACTCGCTGATCGGTGCCTACGTGCTCGACGCGCTCGATGACATCGACCGGGCCGCGTTCGATCGTCATCTGCGTGACTGCGAGTCGTGCCGCCTGGAGGCGGACGAGTTGTTCGAGGTGACCGCCCGGCTCGCCGACGGTGCCTGGTCGGTTCCGCCGCCGCGACTGCGTGACAACGTGCTGGCCGAGATCAGCAACACCCGCCAGCTGCCGCCGGCGATTCCGGCGCGCGCTCAGCCCCGGTCCCGGCGCGGTCTGCGCCTGGTCGCCGCGGCCGCCGCGGTCGTCGCCGCGGTCGGAGCCGGCGCGGCCGTTTATCAGATTCAGGATGAGCGGGTACGGGACGCGCAGTCCCGCCTCGAGGCGGCGCAGGCGAGCGAGGCACGAGTCCGGTCGATCCTCGGCGCTCCAGATGTGCAGACGCGTTCCGAGCAGCTGAAAAGCGGCGGTCGGGTGACCGTGTCGAGTTCCCGGCTGCAGAATGCGGGAGTGATCATGCTCGCCGCTGACAGCGCTCCGGCCGCGGGCCGCGTCTATCAGATGTGGACGATCCAATCGGGCGCACCGGCCTCGGCGGGCGCGCTGCGCGAGGGCCAGTCGGCGGCCGTGCAGGTCGTCGAGGGCTTGCCCGCGATGTCGAACGTCGGCATCACCATCGAGCGAGCCCCCGAGTCGGCGACCCCGACGGCCCCGCTGGACGCACTGGTGAATCTGGCCTGA
- a CDS encoding TetR/AcrR family transcriptional regulator, whose product MRADAQRNATRLRVAAAELFQVRGLQVSVKEIARHAGVSHGTLYNLFGSREALIDEVVADLAAVRLGDAARKALACDDPWQGFSGYVGEVCELQATDPALGDVLTRRFPDASRLMAVCDNSYAAAESIIDRARRDGSLRPDFTAADLLFFLASHAPLARSAAASGSDSWRRAVGFMLDGLRASAANPLPADPMTPQEINHLLIEGSTAAAG is encoded by the coding sequence ATGAGAGCGGACGCACAGCGCAACGCGACCAGACTGCGGGTCGCCGCGGCCGAGCTCTTCCAGGTGCGCGGTCTGCAGGTTTCGGTCAAGGAGATCGCCCGCCACGCCGGGGTGAGCCACGGCACGCTCTACAACCTGTTCGGTTCCCGTGAGGCGCTGATCGACGAGGTGGTCGCCGATCTGGCTGCGGTCCGGCTCGGAGACGCCGCGCGCAAGGCTCTGGCCTGCGACGATCCTTGGCAGGGCTTCTCCGGTTATGTCGGTGAGGTCTGTGAGCTGCAGGCCACCGACCCCGCTCTCGGCGATGTGTTGACCCGCCGGTTTCCGGATGCCAGTCGCCTCATGGCGGTCTGTGACAACTCGTATGCGGCCGCCGAGTCGATCATCGACCGGGCTCGGCGGGATGGCTCGTTGCGGCCTGACTTCACCGCCGCCGACCTGCTGTTCTTTCTCGCCTCGCATGCGCCGCTGGCCCGGTCCGCGGCCGCTTCGGGGTCTGATTCGTGGCGGCGGGCGGTCGGTTTCATGCTGGACGGCCTGCGTGCTTCGGCGGCCAACCCGCTCCCGGCCGACCCGATGACCCCGCAGGAGATCAACCATCTGCTGATCGAGGGCTCAACCGCCGCGGCCGGTTGA
- a CDS encoding helix-turn-helix domain-containing protein, whose translation MDMHMVISGAAVVSSPADLAVLLRGLRQRHARSRRAPVLSYRELAARTGWSHGIIGAYLTGKVLPPVDRLDELGRQLGAAPAELGALATARERVADQRACPPAGPPRQLPAAVPGFVGRTALSAMLDVAAAPPRATIEGDPETTGGPVVLSGPAGIGKTALAVHWARRSAALFPDGQLWADLRGSGPRPADPAVVLDRFLISLGGSVGGGLAGGDLTGGSVGETAYRTVLAQRRVLVVLDDAAGPDQVRPLLPGGSGCRTLVTSRARLTALVAIDGAQPLAVDPMDRNEARRLLAARLGPDRIAEDPAGTDAVLAASAGLPLALAVAAARVLTQPGIDLLTVARELAAGDLPADGDWNRITEIDRLSTGRGG comes from the coding sequence ATGGACATGCACATGGTGATCAGCGGGGCCGCCGTAGTCTCGTCACCCGCCGACCTGGCCGTTCTGCTGCGCGGGCTACGGCAGCGACACGCGCGGTCCCGGCGGGCGCCGGTGCTCAGCTATCGCGAGCTGGCCGCCCGAACCGGCTGGTCGCATGGAATCATCGGCGCATACCTGACCGGGAAGGTGCTGCCGCCCGTCGACCGCCTCGACGAACTCGGCCGGCAACTCGGTGCCGCACCGGCCGAGTTGGGTGCTCTGGCGACCGCCCGCGAGCGGGTCGCCGACCAGCGGGCCTGTCCACCGGCCGGGCCGCCCCGGCAGCTGCCCGCGGCCGTACCCGGTTTCGTCGGCCGAACCGCGCTGTCGGCGATGCTCGACGTCGCGGCCGCCCCGCCCCGCGCGACCATCGAAGGCGACCCGGAGACGACGGGCGGGCCGGTGGTGCTGTCCGGACCGGCGGGGATCGGCAAGACCGCACTCGCCGTGCACTGGGCGCGTCGGAGCGCGGCGCTTTTCCCGGACGGCCAGTTGTGGGCTGACCTGCGGGGCAGCGGGCCTCGACCGGCTGATCCGGCGGTGGTGCTGGACCGCTTTCTGATCTCGCTCGGCGGATCCGTCGGCGGTGGGCTCGCCGGTGGCGACCTCACCGGCGGCTCCGTCGGCGAGACGGCCTACCGCACGGTGCTGGCGCAGCGGCGGGTGCTGGTGGTGCTGGACGATGCCGCCGGGCCGGACCAGGTGCGCCCGCTGCTGCCCGGCGGATCCGGCTGCCGCACGCTCGTCACGAGCCGGGCCCGGCTGACGGCGCTGGTCGCGATCGACGGCGCTCAGCCGCTGGCGGTGGACCCGATGGACCGGAACGAGGCCCGCCGGCTACTGGCCGCCCGCCTCGGCCCGGACCGGATCGCCGAGGATCCGGCCGGGACCGACGCCGTCCTGGCCGCCTCCGCCGGGCTCCCGCTCGCCCTGGCCGTCGCGGCCGCCCGGGTGCTGACGCAGCCCGGAATCGACCTGCTCACAGTGGCTCGGGAACTGGCCGCCGGTGATCTCCCGGCCGACGGCGACTGGAACCGGATCACGGAGATCGACCGGCTCTCAACCGGCCGCGGCGGTTGA